A window of the Halobacteriovorax sp. HLS genome harbors these coding sequences:
- a CDS encoding GTP-binding protein, which produces MAKESFDRSKPHVNIGTIGHVDHGKTTLTAAISVT; this is translated from the coding sequence ATGGCTAAGGAATCTTTTGACAGAAGTAAGCCCCACGTAAACATTGGTACGATCGGGCACGTTGACCACGGTAAAACAACTTTAACAGCAGCAATTTCTGTAACA